In Aricia agestis chromosome 13, ilAriAges1.1, whole genome shotgun sequence, the genomic window tcaaaatactgtggccggtccgccattttatgttccggttctccaaggtacataaactgtcaaagtgtcgtattatagggatgtcgaaattgaaagaaaatatcgatataacgatacatcgatatttgaaaaaatatcaatattggTCTCGAtaaatcgcgaaaaaaataggcacttgaaatgttcacaaaatactcagttgtacatacatacatactttaataatgttatatctttaaacgagcaattcttgtatatatatatagccgcctgccccatatatatatatatatatatatatatatatatatatatatatatatatatatatatatatatatatatacagtgtgtaacaaaaataagtgataatactttagggtgtgtccgTGTTCCTTGtcgagagttcaccgtgaaagtagcagcgctaaaagaccaaatttttttttcacatttgtatgggcaagggcccgagtgtcacgagtttccgcatacaaaagtgaaaaaaagttttggtctttcagcgctgctactttcacagtgaactctctacaaggatcacgtacacaccctaaagtattatcacttatttttgttacaccctgtatatataaataaatataattggaatctcggaatcggctccaacgatttttatgaaatttagtatatagggggtttcgggggcgataaatcgatctagctaggaatcatttctagaaaatgtcattttcatcggataccgagcaaagctcggtcaaacagctagtaataataattgatggtaaaattaaaataaactgtaaacacttcgtgcgcgagtacaactagtatttgtccgattttttggtaatttttgcccgatatcaataatggcaacttaaataataattaataaacttaaaataaattaaatagttttattaaaattaaggaggctccttTATAAAAGAaaccatatttgcctattttgtctttttgtctctatgtactataatacatagagacaaaagcAAACcgcaaaaatgatattttttttatataatataaaaaaaatcatttttgatatcaatataatataacaggacgctcacttataacatgttaatttatcgatgtcctcgacaaatatcaaccgagtgtcccattggccattactatagaccgccatgtttagttcttggcaatatggcgccggccacacttttttgtagttatgtcgcctccatctgtttccttattcattggtttTAACTGTCAGCACTCAGCTGTCAGTGTCAAAATAATGTCACGAGAAATATTTcgattttgttataatttatttccatagacttaatatatacttttatttcaataaatctaaaatataaacaaaagtcTTATgaggttattattataatatgtgagtTATGGACGGGGGCGACAGGATTCTAGTAGCCGCTGGGCTGACAGCGGCGGTCGTCGTGGGGGCCTTTGTTTTGTGGGGTCCCGGAGGAGCCCCGAAGGTCCGCAAGCGTCGGGGGCAGATCGCAGGGCTCCAGAACCTCGGCAGGACATGTTTCCTCAACACCATGCTGCAGGCGCTAGCCGCCTGCCCCACGTTCATAGAGTGGTTGAGAAAATACGCGAAGTCTGATGGCCCCAATAGTATGATTACAACACTCTACACTGTCATAGAAGGTACGTATTGTTAAATATTGGTGTAATCCGTAAAATTTACggtttaaaagcttttaaaggGTAATTTTATTGCATAAGCTGTTCCATACAGGTAAGTATTGATTTATGAATTAGCCACCAAAGATTTGCTATAAGCTCTGGGCTTAAGATTTATTTCATAAGTAACACATTCCTAATGTtgttacttatattaatatctattttaGTCCTGAATGAGATCCATAAATGAGTAACAATATGCCTAGTATTGCTCGAAGTGGATAATAAGTCAGTGATGTTAGTCCATTCATTTACAATTCAGTAAACAAATAAGCTATTACTGTTACTGCTGTAATAACAACTAATTTGCATATTGTATTGCATGTACTAAACTAATTTGCCACAATTTGTACTACTCTGTTGAaagcaaattttatttattgcctaAAGTAAACTGTAAAGTCTAAATTCAACAGCTATAAAAATGTGGATATTATTGCATTTGTTCAATGCACCATACGCTGTACTAATTTATTTTGCTTACAAAAAGCTAGAATTGAAATATAAACCTCATATTTATTTCAGTTGTGAATGGAACTCATGAATCAGCTCGAGGCACTCCGGTATGTCCTCTGGGAGTGCTGCAGGCTCTGCGGGCGGCTGGCTGGGTCGTGCCGGCCGACCAGCAGGATGCTCATGAGCTGCTGCATGTCCTCCTATCCTGTATTGAGGAGGAAACTCAAGCTATGTCTAAGaaggtttgtttgtttattatatactagatgacgcctgcaactccattgtgcaaaaattcgtttatcacacgggaaccatacatcctatgtttcctatgtcctttcccgggactcaaggtatctccatgtaACCAAATTTCTTCAAAATCTATTCCCGATCGGACAtaaagaggtaagagacaggcagacacacatTCACagttatgatattagtatggatttttgttatatattataatgttggtAAATTGGTAAGAATTAAACATTGACATGATTACTTGACTCTTTTGCAAACACTTGAAAATATTACTGTACTATAGAATTCTTACTATGTTCCTATGGTTGCTAATATTGTGTAAAAACATGATACTAATCTTTTTACTTACGTTAGCtgcattgtattttaataatattaatattatgttcttttaaagtaaaatattggTACACGTCAGTTTATGTCAGATACTCTGTACAAACTTAGAGGTACTAATACAACACTGGACCAGTATTACTCGCTTTCAGCCGGGGTGTCTATCAGACGCGCTGGGTCTAGGCGGGTCGCGGGCGTGGTCGGCGCTGGCGTCGCCCGCGTCGCCGCCGTCGCTGTCGATGACGTCATCACGGGAGGAGGAGCCCGGGCGCCCCGCCCGCCCCGCCTCCGCCGCGCCCCCTGGAGAACCGGAGCTCATTAACCATGGTGAGATAATAGTAACAAATTGATTGTGTTTTAAAGCGGGCccctacaaaataaattttattgcgcaatatcacacacaatatttattgaacaacttatttgacattaagattgaaaggcgggcgcgttcaatattaaccctagacggtcaaaaATATTGTGTATGCTTGTATGTATGCTTTGTCATGCCACTGCTTGCAAAGATTAAAAAACCAAGTagtatacattattattattagcccactgtgtcccactgctgggcaaaggggaaggcctttgcccaggccttttttttcttttatttcataattggCGATCTTGTGATGTTACTGGCCACTCTTTGTCGAACGCATCCAAAGTATACATAcaattgaaaattaaaacagTTACAACTTctaattacataacattttgtaAGTAGCTAGTAATGGTCCTCAtgtaagttgtaataattacGATTAAGTTTTTTCAGATGAGACTCCGGGCAAGCTATCGCGTGGTGTTTCACGTTCGTTCTGCCACCTGGGCGCGCTGTCGCGGCGGTGGGCGGGGCTGACCGCgcgcccgccccccgcgccgcccacGCGCGGGACGCTCGCCACACGGACTGTATGCACCGTGTGTTCATACAaggtatttaataatatatagcctttattttcacctttgtttgatttttttccTTTAACTTGACTAGCGGGTCAGTAATGCCAACAACCAGGTCTGTTTGCCCTATTTTTAAACGAACAACCGGAAAAACTCATACAAGGTATATCGAGGAGATTATGATGATGAAGGTATATCGGAAGATGGTCAttctggtatattgaaacaaaaaaatcatgaaaattgacttttattaatctgactgaaaagatattttgtttccaacattTCATATTGCGCAGAGTACATAACatgtttttaattcccacttgccaggaaaattaaCCAACTAACGACCAAATCGGATTCAAAATGATAACATATACATAGGTATgaattaaaatatgatattgcTATGCTAAAAATGTTGTAAGGCAATCAAAACTTTTGTGCTcaatacacacgcacacacacaaacacatacacacacacacacacacggtTTTGACTATAgtttaagtatgtttgttacagAGTCCAGTTCGTTATGACAAGTTCGACAGCATATCACTGTCGATGGCCAATGCCACTACTAACTCGTCAGGGACGTACAGCTTAAATggtaatttaatatttgttatttagATCTGGCAATTGGCATCATAATATGaaagtataatatagtattaaaGATAGTTATGAGATGACAGCAAAACTATTTAAAGAGCCTTAACGTTAATGCACGAAAAATAAGTCAGGACTATCTATCCATGTTGCTCTCTTTGTCTTATAATATGTTAACTACTCGGGCTGCAGAGCTAAGATCGAGGCTCTTAGAAGACTTTGGTTGCCTGCACAATGGAAGGATCAACAGTGTACTTTCGGAGCCGTTATCCCAGAGGCAATAAAATTGTATAGTTATTTGGATCTGTCCCTTGTGTAGGGGACACTGTGTTCACCTATAAGGCTGACATTAACACTTAGTGTTAAAAGCCTctataaaaaaaagattaaaaaaatatatgttagcAAAACCATACGAAAGACAGTGACACAACCACATGGATACTTTTCCTCTCTTATTATGGACCCAATAGTCTTCAGTCTTATTCCTTGTTTATAAATAAGGCAGTATCCGTTTCTAGAAACCactattgtattttaaaaatcccATAACCCATACCAAACCATTGCAGGTCTGTTGCGCGCGTTCACGGCGCCGGAGATGGTGAAGGGTGTGCGGTGCAGCAAGTGCAGCCCCGACGACGCGCCCAAGTCAGAACACGCGTACACCAAACACATACGGACCGTTAGCTTTGGGAAGGTAAGACTAGTATAATTCTTTCtaactaatgttataaatgcgaaagtttgtctgccTGTTTGTTACTTACTCatgcttaaacggctgaaccggtttagatgaaattttgtatgatctatgagagacgggaaaggatataggatagtttttctGGCGGAAAATTGCACCGTTCCCACGCGATAACAGAATTTCtgtgcaacggagttacgggcatcaacataaatatttatttaagatttCAAGTAAAGAGTAATTTAATATTACgagtttttaaaaatttcagcgGATGTTTACACACTACAAAAAAACCTACCTTCCATTCAAGTATTAGTTTCTTAAATTTGTTTTTAGCAAGTAGTTTATTTAGTTATTAGCTCCCAGTGGTAGGCATCACTGTAGATTCGACTTTAAAAAagtgtatttattaaaatattttaaaaaatattccatGTTCCAGCTGCCGGCGGTGCTGGTGCTGCACGTGGCGCGCGTGGAGTGGCGCGGCGGCGGGCCCAGCAAGCGCGCCGAGCACGTCGCCTTCCCCGAGCTGCTGAGCCTGGCGCCCTACACCGCGCCCCGCACACAGGTACCGTGCATGTTGCTGAGCGAACAGAATACTTACGACTATCTGGATTGAGCGAAATATTAGGCTTAACTCAcacaatttatacgtgggagagccatgcttcagcacgaatgggccggcgtgaaacagcgctagcgctgtgtttcgctgagtgagtgagtttaccggaggcccaatcccctaccctattcccttccctaccctcccaaattcccttcccattcctacccttccctattaccctattccctcttaaaaggccggcaacgcacctgcagctcttctgatgctgcgagtgtccatgggcgacggaagttgctttccatcaggtgacccgtttgctcgtttgcccccttatttcattaaaaaaaaaaaaaaaaaaaaacaaagcgcAAGAATACGAAAGATGTAGTGCATCAAATTCTCTTACCTTTtcgaaaaacgagacacaatagcttatctattgttatcgcggccggatgtggccgcttggggcttcatgaattagaAATGTTACGATACGAAATAATTTTGTGATTTATCACGAATCTGAATAGATCTTTCGTAATTAATCACAAAATCGTGAGCTATGAAAAAAATAGTGCAagtctttgcccagcagtgggacactatagGCTACTAATAATAACATCTTTCGAGTAAGTATTTTTTCTACACATtacctaattagtaattacactaCATAACTTTATCACTAcgtataaatttaattatttgtttCGCAGGAGTCGTCGCCGTTTGCGGGCGCGCCGCTAACTGTGGCGGGAGCGGgcgcggcggggggcggggccggTGGCGGGGCGCGGGCGCAGTTCCGGCTGGCGGCGGCGGTGCTGCACGTCGGCGGCCCGCGCTCCGGACACTTCGCGACTTACCGCCGAGGCAACGGCTTTGAGAGCAAACGGTTAGAGAcatagttatttatatatttctattAAGTATAAAAGTAAACCAAGGTTAATACTTTATAGGTGTTTTTAAATATGtagtattattgtattatacCATTGTGccgtaaacaaaaagtttactGTTTTTAAAAAAGAGCTTTCGTACAGTatgtaattgtaaattaatgATAAGTGAAACACGGGGAAGAGTGTAGTTTAACATTCATCGGAGCTAAATATTGAACTACCAttattgaaatacaaaatcgcaaacatatttatttttttattgattcataaataaaaactatttcagATGGTGGTATACGTCAGACACGCTGGTCCACGAAGTTTCTTTGTCGGAGGTGCTTCGTTGCTCCGCCTACATGCTGTTCTATGAGCGCACCGGCGAGCCTCCGCCCATCACCACACACTTCTAAAGCGGTTTGCGACCCCTGACACTGCACGACAGCTGCTGAGTGACACCACTGGTGTCACACACCTGACGAATGACGCGCCAGATGGTTTCAAATACCTGACATGTGACGCGCCCGATGGTGTCACACACCTGATAAGTGACACGCCTGATGGTGTCAAACATCTGACATGTGACGCACCCGATGGTGTCAAACGCCAGACATGTGACGCGCCCGTTGGTGTCAAACACCTGATATATGACGCGCGCTATGGTATCAAACACCTGCTAAACCACGCCTACCAATATGCGAAGCTTGCTGAATACGCTACATTCAGTGGCTTGTGTCATTACAGTAGTGGTGAATATATGTTATCCGACAGATTATACTGTATActgacaataatttatttggttGCTGGcatactaatttttatttttgtgcaaGTGTTACTTGATACATAACAAGTGTATACTTTGTGTGCATGACAAACGGCACGATTTTCGACTCGAATTAGTATTTTAGAggctaaaagaaaaaaaaagtttatcatACAATTggtttttgttataaaaaacgTAAGGACTTTTAAATATGACAAACATTAAACACCTACTTGTTTGTTAAAATCACATTTTGAAAAAATCtgtgccataatattatttatcttctCTTGATAACTTTTTCAATATTAATAGTAtcgtctgtcaagaaagtgaagaaattaaaatgtggcaacatcgtagtgacatcccttttttcttagattgatttgaaagggatgacactacaatgttgccactttttaatttcatcactttcttgacagactatactgaCTTTTTGAGTATTTGGCTATTGACTTTACAATGAATTAAAATACGCTTTAGTTAAAATTAGCTAATGCTTTGTGAATAAAATACCATACTAAATTGAGAATAGATAACtcgtaaacaaattttagcgAGTTATTTTGCCTTAGACTTGACTAGGATTCCTCTCAAAGAGACATTGagataaaaaacaaaatggacTATTATCGTAATGTATTAAGATTGCCCCAGAAGTCTTCGTATTTTGAACCTTATAAAAAAGTATAGTGTAgcatactacgaataatatttctaaggaatcgtaactcccatactattaccgttttaaatttggttccttttgatctgtcatgtaacgtcagcctagtaccgctcaaggccacctaaatattgcaaatgtattgaaatgtgtacctaaggtacacttttttgacaagtattgtggagttatgttttttgacggagttacttttccttagtttttatgaTTCGTAGGTAGCATATGACATGTGATTTCCAGAGTTAACTGCGGCACTCAAGAACGTAGCTGTaatttgaagattttgacataagccatacattatctgtcaaactcttcattaaattgaagtttaatcatcattaaaatgtCGCTGAGTGCGGTCGTAAGTCTTGTTTTTCATCAATACCAATGTAGCCCACAACTATTTTTCGATATTCTGTCTTTACCTGTtagagttttaaataaaaatctccCTTATGAAGTTTTATAAGTCTTTTTCTAATGTTTACAAACATCTTATGACATTAATGCTGAGCTTATGAAATTCATTTTTGACTGTTCTAGAATAAAATATCACCCATCCCTAAAATGTGTGTTGTAGTTTCATAAATTATGTAAAGACCATGCTCATGCCATATCAAATAATtcagcataaaaataaaataggatCTCGATTctcgatattattatttaacacaaCATTTTTGggtttcaatttattttgtaataaaatggtTGCCAAGGAATGAAATGTTGAGACTTGAGTGGTTGTAAGTGTACAATGAATTTAGGTTTAGATAAAAATCTGGGTCATATTGAAGTCATTAATATGTCTGTTGTATTTGTGTATAGTTTTTGTGATTATATTTGTGtacatgtcgcagccgactggtttaaatagccgttcaatcaaacagctagccctttgactgaacaacgccattcaatcacacggctatacgtcgtttagccgacttgttgactacaacgttcaacactacagctagacgacgcttagccatttggtttgtttttgttttggggggggggggggggctcctCTTTTATTTggcggcggtcgccggctgctaccgcagcacgctcgctgcgctcgctcggctccctctgtgttttggtctaagttctaacctaaccaacttttggactttctggattgtgtttgttctTGTTTTGACGGTGGGCtggccccccgaacccccctttcggggaaggctgcgtccatccatttcataatcccgtaatttctcctcgaatatttgttgaaatattaattcactcgtatgtgcctccacaatttttgtctctttaataacactagtaacttttattaactactttctttccgaaaaacatccacaaacaccaacaaacacctgctagttgacgccatattgtaaataaaacgcacctagcgctgcagcggtgcgcgctgaactacttcaattagacggcggcttttgaatcagctgtagtgttgaaagttttgagcgactaaaatattcaatataaaagctagacgtgtgattgaatggcgttgttcagtcaaagggctagctgtttgattgaacggctatttaaaccagtcggctgcgacatatatttATGCCTTAGTACGAATGTTTCCCTATTTTCGTACTcattattgtgtaataaaactaatttacaaataaaataattctgaaatattactgaaataattaaattttagatCCTTGGCAGAATAAAAATTGTGTTACCATATCCAAACATACAATaacactcataaaaatatataaagctCAATGCTTCTTGTAGCTTTTACAACTGCATTTACATTGGAAGGCTGAATTTTTTATGTATGAAGACTGATTCATCTGTCGCTTGCAATTTTTAGGATCACCTTGTCTTCTAGCGAAAGGCTTGCACAACATACACTAGTCTATTACTTATTGTCTCTGGTGTTTTTATTATTGAGAATGTAAAAGAAACAAGTTGTACACTTTGTTGGATACGATATAACCTAAAGGTCAACGAACTATAAAATGTGTTGAAGAAATACAATGACACATTGTAGTTTTTTTctacacatttttatttgtagCATTCATAGGGTGCTATTGTTTGTTTACTTATTTTATGTTGAATCTGAACGACTCGTAAGTATAGTAACGGCCCGGCAGCACCTACGTCTATTttccgaagcttcgtgctattagacgatactattggacgatacacgcaaatcgtccaatagtatcgtttttagcgcgaagcactacgcatatgcGGCCATGGCATTAGAAAAAAAAGATGTATGACCATCATTAGAAGGACCATCATCATTTTATACGTGGCAGAgccaagcttcggcacgaa contains:
- the LOC121733263 gene encoding ubiquitin carboxyl-terminal hydrolase 30 homolog isoform X1, translating into MDGGDRILVAAGLTAAVVVGAFVLWGPGGAPKVRKRRGQIAGLQNLGRTCFLNTMLQALAACPTFIEWLRKYAKSDGPNSMITTLYTVIEVVNGTHESARGTPVCPLGVLQALRAAGWVVPADQQDAHELLHVLLSCIEEETQAMSKKPGCLSDALGLGGSRAWSALASPASPPSLSMTSSREEEPGRPARPASAAPPGEPELINHVFSDETPGKLSRGVSRSFCHLGALSRRWAGLTARPPPAPPTRGTLATRTVCTVCSYKSPVRYDKFDSISLSMANATTNSSGTYSLNGLLRAFTAPEMVKGVRCSKCSPDDAPKSEHAYTKHIRTVSFGKLPAVLVLHVARVEWRGGGPSKRAEHVAFPELLSLAPYTAPRTQESSPFAGAPLTVAGAGAAGGGAGGGARAQFRLAAAVLHVGGPRSGHFATYRRGNGFESKRWWYTSDTLVHEVSLSEVLRCSAYMLFYERTGEPPPITTHF
- the LOC121733263 gene encoding ubiquitin carboxyl-terminal hydrolase 30 homolog isoform X2, yielding MDGGDRILVAAGLTAAVVVGAFVLWGPGGAPKVRKRRGQIAGLQNLGRTCFLNTMLQALAACPTFIEWLRKYAKSDGPNSMITTLYTVIEVVNGTHESARGTPVCPLGVLQALRAAGWVVPADQQDAHELLHVLLSCIEEETQAMSKKPGCLSDALGLGGSRAWSALASPASPPSLSMTSSREEEPGRPARPASAAPPGEPELINHDETPGKLSRGVSRSFCHLGALSRRWAGLTARPPPAPPTRGTLATRTVCTVCSYKSPVRYDKFDSISLSMANATTNSSGTYSLNGLLRAFTAPEMVKGVRCSKCSPDDAPKSEHAYTKHIRTVSFGKLPAVLVLHVARVEWRGGGPSKRAEHVAFPELLSLAPYTAPRTQESSPFAGAPLTVAGAGAAGGGAGGGARAQFRLAAAVLHVGGPRSGHFATYRRGNGFESKRWWYTSDTLVHEVSLSEVLRCSAYMLFYERTGEPPPITTHF